From the Leptospira sp. WS60.C2 genome, one window contains:
- a CDS encoding DUF2971 domain-containing protein, with protein MKELIHRLIKRFFEIFDYKISETILFKYVSGEDYHIDSILNNYFYFSRISEVNDPEDCKVNPLLDISDTSYQEVEAFFLRKSHPSQYNEMRQTAKIIYYDVKLRNDYVKNYQKINESDDSRFMKTFKMLCLTANFKSKHMWENYAKRNIPLDGFCIGYESIKGEEIKIINKHKKYRVPLKKGQIYVGNQALDFFLAVQVFYGKDETIPYNPFKSNKDDLTNSYYYKKEKWSSEEEFRILLIDNYTNNQPIQKIEFHPEKLKYIIFGKSCPESTRELVRNAVTQNGNYQNLTYLEASKCFNIIRIKKIDQFNTAYNSD; from the coding sequence ATGAAAGAATTAATTCACCGTTTAATAAAAAGATTTTTCGAAATATTCGATTATAAAATTTCTGAAACAATACTATTTAAATATGTTTCTGGAGAGGATTATCATATAGATTCAATACTTAACAATTACTTTTACTTTTCCAGAATAAGTGAAGTAAATGATCCAGAAGATTGTAAGGTAAATCCGCTTCTGGATATTTCGGATACGAGTTACCAAGAAGTTGAAGCATTCTTTTTGCGTAAGTCACATCCCAGCCAATATAATGAAATGAGACAGACTGCCAAGATAATATATTATGACGTAAAACTGAGAAATGATTATGTTAAGAATTATCAGAAAATAAATGAGTCAGATGATTCTAGATTTATGAAAACATTCAAGATGCTATGCTTAACTGCAAATTTTAAATCAAAACATATGTGGGAAAATTATGCTAAAAGAAATATCCCTCTGGACGGTTTTTGTATTGGATATGAAAGTATCAAAGGAGAAGAAATAAAAATAATAAACAAACACAAAAAATATAGAGTTCCACTTAAAAAAGGTCAAATATACGTTGGCAACCAAGCATTAGATTTTTTTTTAGCAGTTCAAGTGTTTTACGGAAAGGATGAAACAATACCATACAACCCATTTAAATCAAACAAAGATGATTTAACTAATTCATATTATTATAAAAAAGAGAAATGGTCTAGCGAAGAGGAGTTTAGAATTCTTTTAATTGATAACTACACAAACAATCAACCGATTCAGAAAATAGAATTTCATCCAGAAAAGTTAAAATATATTATCTTTGGAAAGAGTTGTCCAGAATCAACCAGAGAACTTGTGAGGAATGCGGTAACACAAAACGGTAATTATCAAAACTTAACTTACCTTGAAGCGAGCAAATGTTTCAATATAATTAGAATAAAAAAAATAGACCAGTTTAATACGGCGTATAACAGCGACTAA
- a CDS encoding YaaC family protein: protein MFIKFQPSLKPLMDLYTSNSIYDQLWQEFISIRHSKSQKKIKSKKSISPWIDQSKIYFLDAHRSNWKSAGLLYYYSFLNLAKAFIVGKGKTSAKLMRSLSFYHGLSSLPQIPKNLSEFEIEIHPTNTNKKTGNIFSIFYKELTGKQWPFKTKIAIKLKEIMAYSPEVSTEINQLYSINRGIINIQSLLLFDKSDCWFQFCVPNYEKNRIQTCINNSSYTVSTFLKLPSTEKQHWLDAYNLSFSESSNYLFFTRVKRSYNNLPINEVINQETVYIAKEFSNNYSPYWNSVRGEKEWLFIPQINLNGNSLVWSPLLTDYLIAFALSTQLRYYPHLFPNDSADSFFAESWCNQAAITALRNFLIIFTEPSIRLN from the coding sequence ATGTTTATAAAATTTCAACCAAGTTTAAAGCCTCTTATGGATCTATATACTTCAAATTCAATTTATGATCAATTATGGCAGGAATTTATTTCTATTCGGCATTCAAAGTCCCAAAAGAAAATAAAGTCAAAAAAATCAATATCTCCTTGGATTGATCAAAGTAAAATATACTTTTTAGATGCACATAGATCGAATTGGAAATCTGCAGGTTTACTCTATTATTACAGTTTCTTAAATTTAGCTAAGGCTTTTATAGTTGGAAAAGGTAAAACCTCTGCAAAATTAATGAGATCATTATCATTTTATCATGGATTATCTTCGCTTCCTCAGATACCTAAAAATCTTTCTGAATTTGAAATAGAAATTCATCCAACAAACACAAATAAAAAAACTGGAAATATCTTCTCAATATTTTATAAGGAATTAACCGGCAAGCAGTGGCCCTTTAAAACTAAAATAGCAATTAAACTTAAGGAGATAATGGCATACTCGCCTGAGGTATCAACTGAAATTAACCAACTCTACTCTATTAACCGAGGAATAATAAATATTCAATCATTACTTCTTTTCGATAAATCTGATTGCTGGTTTCAGTTCTGCGTTCCAAATTATGAAAAAAATCGAATTCAAACTTGTATCAATAATTCTTCTTATACAGTAAGTACTTTTTTAAAACTACCATCAACCGAGAAACAGCACTGGTTGGACGCATACAATTTATCATTTTCTGAATCATCAAATTATTTGTTTTTTACAAGAGTAAAAAGAAGCTATAATAATCTACCTATAAATGAAGTAATTAATCAAGAAACGGTTTATATAGCCAAAGAATTTTCGAATAATTATTCTCCATATTGGAATTCAGTTAGAGGAGAAAAGGAATGGTTATTTATTCCTCAAATAAATTTAAATGGTAATTCTTTGGTATGGTCACCATTACTTACCGATTACTTAATTGCTTTTGCATTAAGCACACAACTCCGGTATTATCCACATTTATTTCCGAACGATAGTGCAGATTCATTCTTTGCAGAATCATGGTGTAACCAAGCTGCCATAACAGCATTGAGAAATTTTCTAATCATATTCACAGAGCCCTCAATTCGCCTTAACTAA
- a CDS encoding potassium channel family protein: MNDRKSILSILDIFTLILSIYILGTLLTGIFHKYDTEQQRLLDIIDNIICFYFIVEFFIKFKTSPDKLKFIRWGWIDLISSIPNIDALRYGRIFRIIRILRVLRILRSFKAVTSILFKNKPKGTFSTVALFSFLTIIFASIAILQVETDPNSNIKSAEDALWWSYVTVTTVGYGDKFPLTTEGRIIGAILMTVGVGLFGTFTGFVASWFLEKET, encoded by the coding sequence TTGAACGATCGAAAAAGTATACTTTCAATTTTAGACATTTTTACGCTAATCCTTTCAATTTATATTCTAGGCACTCTACTCACTGGAATCTTTCATAAATATGACACTGAACAACAACGGCTTCTGGATATAATCGATAATATTATCTGCTTTTATTTCATTGTTGAATTTTTCATTAAATTTAAAACCTCTCCAGATAAACTAAAATTCATTAGATGGGGTTGGATTGATTTAATTTCCTCTATCCCAAACATCGACGCTTTACGCTATGGACGCATTTTTCGAATTATCAGAATATTAAGAGTACTTAGAATTTTAAGATCATTCAAAGCTGTTACAAGTATACTTTTCAAAAATAAACCCAAAGGAACATTTTCAACTGTTGCGCTTTTCTCATTTCTTACTATTATTTTTGCATCAATTGCAATTCTACAGGTAGAGACTGATCCAAATAGTAACATCAAATCGGCTGAAGATGCACTTTGGTGGTCCTACGTGACAGTTACAACTGTTGGTTACGGAGATAAATTTCCGTTAACTACAGAAGGCAGAATCATCGGAGCAATATTAATGACAGTAGGAGTTGGACTTTTTGGAACATTTACCGGCTTTGTTGCTTCCTGGTTTTTAGAAAAAGAAACTTAG
- a CDS encoding M24 family metallopeptidase: MLNLENIKEVQNIAKRTIEHIQSHTEEGMSEEDIKILAESFMLRNGINGFWYYNVGAFVLAGHRSQLSISGKEYVPSKVKVKNGEVITIDLSPVLNNTWGDYARTFYIGKSNDEINESLEFIKSLHMKFKEIYNQNSTISTIHKEIYYMILDNGFELLDFRNNFGHSIEENINLRKWFDSNNYEKFSNLKFFTFEPHIKKKGSTFGIKHENIYYYDGSNLIEV, encoded by the coding sequence ATGCTAAATTTAGAAAATATAAAAGAAGTTCAGAATATTGCTAAAAGAACTATAGAACATATTCAATCACATACCGAAGAGGGAATGAGTGAAGAAGATATCAAAATTCTAGCTGAATCATTCATGTTAAGAAATGGAATAAACGGGTTTTGGTATTACAATGTTGGTGCCTTTGTTCTGGCAGGACATAGATCTCAACTTTCAATCTCTGGAAAAGAATACGTTCCTTCTAAAGTTAAAGTGAAAAATGGAGAAGTTATCACTATTGATTTAAGTCCAGTTTTAAATAACACTTGGGGTGATTATGCCAGAACCTTTTATATTGGTAAATCAAATGATGAGATAAACGAGTCTTTAGAATTTATTAAAAGCCTACATATGAAATTTAAGGAAATTTACAATCAAAATTCAACCATTTCAACAATTCATAAAGAAATTTACTATATGATTCTTGATAATGGTTTTGAACTTTTAGATTTTAGAAATAATTTCGGTCATTCTATTGAAGAAAACATTAATTTAAGAAAATGGTTCGACTCAAATAACTATGAAAAATTCTCTAACTTAAAGTTTTTTACATTCGAACCGCATATTAAAAAGAAAGGTTCGACTTTCGGAATTAAGCATGAGAATATTTATTATTACGATGGATCAAATTTAATCGAAGTATAA
- a CDS encoding restriction endonuclease, protein MNWKKYENQVFSYFKNRYPNSQIEQNIFIIGQLSKTKRQIDLLLEEIVAGYKIRIVIECKDWNKPLDVADVEQFVQKLNDVRISKGVIIAKSGYTKAAKEYIKNTGDINLHVLKFEDLGKFQGFYGFTYRGIHGAIVTPPNGWIIDAQVPKQMIENGGLCLMYPMELEAKDSFKEKNLIYFDITELDEFENCDNLLDIFLKNQEENIEKYDNKSSVEYKTENSKIGEIKIRITKYPNHHYTETAGFSSEGKLIVAIYGMHKHNEEEEFRHHIKFIFDQIQLITLYGSDPKNSHKDWSLLLNSTTSNAKSKTFKHN, encoded by the coding sequence ATGAACTGGAAAAAATACGAAAATCAAGTATTCTCATATTTCAAAAATAGATATCCTAATTCACAAATAGAACAGAATATTTTCATAATAGGACAACTATCGAAAACCAAAAGACAAATTGACTTATTATTAGAAGAAATTGTTGCGGGATACAAAATAAGAATAGTTATCGAATGTAAAGATTGGAACAAGCCATTGGATGTGGCAGATGTAGAACAATTTGTTCAAAAACTAAATGACGTTCGCATATCAAAGGGAGTAATAATTGCAAAATCAGGATACACAAAGGCAGCCAAAGAGTATATTAAAAACACTGGCGATATAAACCTTCATGTATTAAAATTTGAAGATCTAGGAAAATTTCAAGGATTCTATGGCTTCACCTATAGAGGGATTCATGGTGCCATTGTAACGCCTCCAAATGGTTGGATTATTGACGCTCAGGTTCCAAAGCAAATGATTGAGAATGGTGGATTATGCCTGATGTATCCAATGGAATTAGAAGCTAAAGATTCGTTTAAAGAAAAAAATTTAATATACTTCGATATAACTGAATTAGACGAATTTGAAAATTGCGATAATTTACTTGATATCTTTTTGAAAAATCAAGAAGAAAATATAGAAAAATATGATAACAAATCTAGTGTAGAATATAAGACTGAAAATAGTAAAATAGGTGAAATTAAAATTCGTATAACAAAATATCCAAATCACCATTATACAGAAACAGCCGGTTTTTCCTCAGAAGGCAAACTAATTGTCGCTATTTATGGAATGCATAAGCATAACGAAGAGGAAGAATTTCGGCATCACATAAAATTCATATTTGATCAAATTCAATTAATAACTTTGTATGGATCAGACCCA